A window of the Streptomyces sp. JB150 genome harbors these coding sequences:
- a CDS encoding response regulator transcription factor, which produces MRLILAEDSTLLREGLVRLLADEGHEVVAALGDAVTLVETVAEHRPDLVVVDIRMPPTHTDEGLRAALQIRERWPEVGVLVLSQHIERHYAAQLLAVSAERVGYLLKDRVAQVEEFLDALERIHAGGAAIDPEVVRQLVLRTTHTDPLARLTPRERGVLEELAQGHTNAAIAGRLHISQSAVEKHLNAVFDKLDLNQADGYNRRILAVLRYLEA; this is translated from the coding sequence ATGCGCCTGATCCTCGCCGAGGACTCCACCCTGCTGCGGGAGGGTCTGGTGCGGCTGCTCGCCGACGAGGGCCACGAGGTGGTGGCGGCGCTCGGTGACGCCGTGACACTGGTGGAAACGGTGGCGGAGCACCGGCCGGACCTCGTCGTCGTCGACATCCGGATGCCGCCGACCCACACCGACGAGGGGCTGCGCGCCGCCCTGCAGATCCGCGAGCGGTGGCCTGAGGTCGGCGTGCTGGTGCTGTCTCAGCACATCGAACGCCACTACGCGGCCCAGCTGCTGGCCGTGAGCGCCGAGCGGGTCGGCTACCTGCTCAAGGACCGGGTCGCGCAGGTCGAGGAGTTCCTGGACGCGCTGGAGCGGATCCACGCGGGCGGGGCCGCGATCGACCCCGAGGTGGTGCGGCAGCTGGTCCTGCGCACCACGCACACCGATCCGCTGGCCCGGCTCACGCCGCGCGAGCGCGGGGTGCTGGAGGAACTGGCCCAGGGGCACACCAACGCGGCGATCGCCGGGCGGCTGCACATCTCCCAGAGCGCGGTGGAGAAGCATCTCAACGCGGTGTTCGACAAGCTGGATCTCAACCAGGCCGACGGCTACAACCGGCGCATCCTGGCGGTGCTGCGCTACCTGGAGGCGTGA
- a CDS encoding N-acetylglutaminylglutamine amidotransferase, which translates to MCGLSGEIRFDGRSPDTAAVARMTDRLADRGPDGQGAWTRGAVALGHRRLKIIDLSDRGAQPMTDARDEVTGVFNGCVYNYPELRDELRRLGHRFTSTSDTEVVLNAYLEWGTACVERFRGMFAFAIVEHRTGRVVLARDRLGIKPLYLARTPGRLRFASTLPALLAAGDVDTSLDPVALHQYLSWHATVAAPRTVLNGVRKLPPATVRVMEPDGSHRDHRYWQPSYTRRPEHAGMGADEWRDAVLDALRTAVRRRMVADVPVGVLLSGGLDSSLIVALLADEGQRDLRTFSVGFEAEGGEKGDEFRYSDLVAREFGTDHRRLMVPSERVSTALDAAVAAMSEPMISHDVVAFHLLSEQVSQEVKVVQSGQGADEVFAGYHWYPRLAEVPREEEPERYAETYFDRPHADMARILRPELLLDEDVSARFVREHMAAPGAQTALDAALRLDTHVMLVDDPVKRVDNMTMAWGLEARVPFLDHELVELAAACPPELKLADGGKGVLKEAGRKLLPHEVVDRPKGYFPVPAIRHMAGPVLERVREALHAPEAKQRGLFRDEYVAELLAAPDEHRTRRGANALWQTALLEIWLQTHGIR; encoded by the coding sequence ATGTGCGGTCTGAGCGGCGAGATCCGCTTCGACGGCCGGTCGCCCGACACGGCGGCCGTCGCACGCATGACGGACCGGCTCGCCGACCGCGGCCCCGACGGACAGGGCGCCTGGACACGCGGCGCGGTCGCGCTCGGGCACCGGCGACTGAAGATCATCGACCTCTCGGACCGCGGGGCGCAGCCCATGACGGACGCCCGGGACGAGGTCACCGGCGTCTTCAACGGCTGCGTCTACAACTATCCGGAACTGCGGGACGAACTGCGCCGGCTCGGCCACCGCTTCACCTCCACGTCCGACACGGAGGTCGTGCTCAACGCCTACCTGGAGTGGGGCACCGCGTGCGTGGAGCGCTTCCGCGGCATGTTCGCCTTCGCGATCGTCGAGCACCGCACCGGCCGCGTCGTCCTCGCCCGGGACCGGCTCGGCATCAAGCCCCTCTACCTGGCGCGGACACCGGGCCGGCTGCGGTTCGCCTCCACGCTGCCCGCCCTCCTCGCCGCCGGAGACGTGGACACCTCCCTCGACCCGGTGGCCCTCCACCAGTACCTGAGCTGGCACGCCACGGTCGCGGCGCCCCGCACCGTCCTCAACGGCGTGCGCAAGCTCCCCCCGGCCACCGTCCGGGTCATGGAACCCGACGGCAGCCACCGGGACCACCGCTACTGGCAGCCCTCGTACACCCGCCGCCCCGAGCACGCCGGCATGGGCGCCGACGAATGGCGTGACGCCGTCCTCGACGCCCTGCGCACGGCCGTGCGGCGCCGGATGGTGGCCGACGTGCCGGTGGGCGTCCTGCTCTCCGGCGGCCTCGACTCCAGCCTGATCGTCGCCCTGCTGGCCGACGAGGGCCAGCGCGACCTGAGGACGTTCAGCGTCGGCTTCGAGGCGGAGGGCGGCGAGAAGGGCGACGAGTTCCGCTACTCCGACCTGGTCGCCCGCGAGTTCGGCACCGACCACCGCCGGCTGATGGTGCCCTCCGAGCGCGTGTCGACGGCGCTGGACGCCGCGGTCGCCGCCATGAGCGAACCCATGATCAGCCACGACGTCGTCGCCTTCCACCTGCTGTCCGAACAGGTCTCCCAGGAGGTCAAGGTCGTCCAGAGCGGGCAGGGCGCCGACGAGGTGTTCGCCGGCTACCACTGGTACCCGCGGCTGGCCGAGGTCCCCCGCGAGGAGGAACCGGAGCGGTACGCCGAGACGTACTTCGACCGGCCGCACGCGGACATGGCCCGCATCCTGCGGCCCGAACTCCTCCTCGACGAGGACGTCTCCGCCCGCTTCGTACGGGAGCACATGGCGGCGCCCGGCGCGCAGACCGCCCTCGACGCGGCGTTGCGCCTCGACACGCACGTCATGCTCGTCGACGACCCCGTCAAGCGCGTCGACAACATGACCATGGCCTGGGGCCTGGAGGCCCGCGTCCCGTTCCTCGACCACGAACTGGTGGAACTCGCGGCGGCCTGCCCGCCGGAGCTGAAACTCGCCGACGGCGGCAAGGGCGTGCTCAAGGAGGCGGGCCGCAAGCTGCTGCCCCACGAGGTCGTCGACCGCCCCAAGGGGTACTTCCCGGTGCCGGCCATCCGGCACATGGCGGGACCCGTCCTGGAGCGGGTGCGCGAGGCGCTCCACGCCCCGGAGGCGAAGCAGCGCGGGCTGTTCCGCGACGAGTACGTCGCCGAACTCCTCGCGGCACCCGACGAGCACCGCACCAGGCGGGGCGCGAACGCCCTGTGGCAGACGGCTTTGCTGGAGATATGGCTACAGACCCACGGCATCAGGTGA
- a CDS encoding HAD-IIIA family hydrolase yields MTRVRAVLFHRDRVLLRDAPRSADDVRPAPGAAETLWQLRRHGLRTGVVTRRGRLTETETRRVDTRVDELLGPFDVWAVCPHAADEDCRCYPPEPALLLWAAGRLCTAPDACVLVGETGADAEAAHRAGARALLLGDPPPTAGERPAAAIVPDITAVARALVPDGHGEEERQG; encoded by the coding sequence ATGACCCGCGTGCGGGCCGTGCTGTTCCACCGCGACCGCGTGCTCCTGCGAGACGCCCCCCGGTCCGCCGACGACGTCCGCCCCGCCCCCGGCGCCGCCGAGACCCTGTGGCAGCTGCGCCGGCACGGCCTGCGCACCGGCGTCGTCACCCGGCGGGGACGGCTCACCGAGACCGAGACGCGCCGCGTCGACACCCGCGTCGACGAACTCCTCGGCCCCTTCGACGTCTGGGCCGTCTGCCCGCACGCCGCCGACGAGGACTGCCGCTGCTACCCACCCGAACCGGCCCTGCTGCTGTGGGCCGCGGGACGGCTGTGCACCGCGCCGGACGCCTGCGTCCTGGTCGGCGAGACCGGCGCCGACGCCGAGGCCGCGCACCGGGCGGGCGCCCGGGCCCTCCTCCTGGGCGACCCGCCGCCGACCGCCGGGGAACGGCCCGCCGCCGCCATCGTCCCCGACATCACGGCGGTCGCCCGGGCACTCGTCCCGGACGGACACGGCGAAGAGGAGAGGCAGGGGTAG
- a CDS encoding DedA family protein: MHQNTLAAPQQPADGIAGWAADLVDTMGGPGAGLAIALENLFPPLPSEVILPLTGFAAGQGVLSLTSALVWTTLGSVVGAVALYWIGVLLGRDRLYALWERLPLVKTSDLERTEEWFARHGTKAVLLGRMVPVFRSLISVPAGVERMPMPQFIMLTTIGSLIWNSVLVLSGYWLGDRWDVVGQYVGLLSKAVVVLAAVALAAYVTVRLKGRRRAPARHRHDD; encoded by the coding sequence GTGCATCAGAACACTTTGGCGGCGCCTCAGCAGCCCGCGGACGGCATCGCGGGCTGGGCCGCCGATCTCGTGGACACCATGGGCGGCCCCGGAGCAGGCCTGGCCATCGCCCTGGAGAACCTGTTCCCGCCGCTGCCCAGCGAGGTCATCCTGCCGCTGACCGGCTTCGCCGCCGGGCAGGGCGTGCTGAGCCTGACGTCGGCGCTGGTGTGGACGACGCTGGGTTCGGTGGTCGGGGCGGTCGCCCTGTACTGGATCGGCGTGCTGCTGGGCCGCGACCGGCTGTACGCGCTGTGGGAGCGGTTGCCGCTGGTGAAGACGTCCGATCTGGAGCGCACCGAGGAGTGGTTCGCCCGGCACGGCACCAAGGCGGTCCTGCTGGGCCGGATGGTGCCGGTCTTCCGCAGTCTGATCTCGGTGCCGGCCGGTGTCGAGCGGATGCCGATGCCCCAGTTCATCATGCTCACCACGATCGGCAGCCTGATCTGGAACAGCGTCCTGGTGCTGTCCGGTTACTGGCTGGGCGACCGCTGGGACGTGGTGGGCCAGTACGTGGGGCTGCTCAGCAAGGCCGTTGTGGTGCTGGCCGCCGTGGCGCTGGCCGCCTACGTGACCGTACGCCTGAAGGGACGCCGCCGCGCCCCGGCCCGGCACCGGCACGATGACTGA
- a CDS encoding alpha/beta fold hydrolase encodes MAGSARPAWSARPARSAWSAHEFTAAAGTRVHAAVLGPRDAPEVVCVHGLGCSHRYWLPFARALAPRLRTVAVDLPGFGRTRGPARALDVRQLSLALADWMRVTGRGPAVLVANSVGCQVVVDLAVHSPELVGPVVLIGPTFDRHARTTPRQLLRLLADAPAERPSLMPALVASYADCGLRRALATYRFALHDPVERKLRHLRTPVVVARGSRDPIVPRAWAEEVTRLLPDGRPAEVPGAGHALNHSAPRELAGITRGLLRRSGLPAGTDR; translated from the coding sequence TTGGCAGGGTCCGCGCGGCCGGCGTGGTCCGCGCGGCCGGCGCGGTCGGCGTGGTCCGCGCACGAGTTCACCGCCGCGGCCGGCACCCGCGTGCACGCGGCCGTCCTCGGTCCGCGGGACGCCCCCGAGGTGGTGTGCGTCCACGGGCTCGGCTGCTCGCACCGTTACTGGCTGCCGTTCGCCCGCGCCCTCGCACCGCGGCTGCGGACCGTCGCGGTCGACCTGCCAGGGTTCGGGCGCACCCGTGGCCCGGCGCGCGCGCTGGACGTACGGCAGCTGTCGCTGGCGCTCGCCGACTGGATGCGGGTCACCGGCCGAGGGCCCGCGGTCCTCGTCGCCAACTCGGTCGGCTGCCAGGTCGTCGTGGACCTCGCGGTGCACTCCCCCGAACTGGTCGGCCCGGTGGTGCTGATCGGCCCGACGTTCGACCGCCACGCCCGTACGACTCCGCGGCAGCTGTTGCGCCTGCTGGCCGACGCGCCCGCGGAGCGGCCATCGCTGATGCCGGCGCTGGTGGCGAGCTACGCCGACTGCGGGCTGCGGCGCGCGCTCGCGACCTACCGGTTCGCGCTGCACGATCCGGTCGAACGCAAGCTGCGCCATCTGCGCACCCCCGTCGTGGTGGCCCGCGGGTCGCGGGACCCGATCGTGCCGCGCGCCTGGGCCGAGGAGGTCACCCGGCTGCTGCCGGACGGCCGGCCGGCCGAGGTCCCCGGAGCCGGACACGCCCTCAATCACTCGGCGCCGCGCGAACTGGCAGGTATCACGCGGGGGTTGCTGCGGCGCAGCGGACTCCCTGCGGGGACGGACCGGTAA
- a CDS encoding polysaccharide pyruvyl transferase family protein yields MTAPRRILLTGWFTFRDGEATAGDVLALARVEETLRRAGRPYDVVWSRGFRPGAPHLDDVRPERYSHLVFVCGPLHGPQIEDLHRRFAHCVRIAVGTSVIDPGSPAVTGFHRVLARDAPDAAPTPDLAARAPAAPAPPVAGVILTHGQHEYGPLRRHGLVAERVTRWLAGKDCARLELETRLDTRDWRLCATPAQLDAVLARLDVVVTDRLHGLVLALRAGTPAIAVDPVAGGAKVTAQARACGWPALLPAERADADGLERWWRWCLGPGREEARRARARFAAGGERDGADGLLDALDGRPHAVGGSAA; encoded by the coding sequence GTGACCGCGCCACGACGGATTCTGCTCACCGGCTGGTTCACCTTCCGGGACGGGGAGGCGACCGCCGGGGACGTGCTGGCGCTCGCCCGCGTCGAGGAGACGCTGAGGCGGGCGGGCCGGCCGTACGACGTCGTCTGGAGCCGCGGCTTCCGGCCCGGGGCGCCGCACCTGGACGACGTACGGCCCGAGCGGTACTCGCATCTGGTGTTCGTGTGCGGCCCCCTGCACGGCCCGCAGATCGAGGACCTGCACCGGCGGTTCGCGCACTGTGTGCGGATCGCGGTGGGCACGTCGGTGATCGATCCCGGCTCGCCGGCCGTCACCGGGTTCCACCGGGTCCTGGCCCGCGACGCGCCGGACGCCGCGCCGACGCCCGATCTGGCGGCCCGTGCCCCGGCCGCGCCCGCCCCGCCCGTGGCCGGCGTGATCCTCACCCACGGGCAGCACGAGTACGGGCCGCTGCGCCGCCACGGCCTGGTCGCGGAGCGGGTGACGCGCTGGCTGGCCGGGAAGGACTGCGCCCGGCTGGAGCTGGAGACCCGGCTGGACACCCGCGACTGGCGGCTGTGCGCGACGCCCGCCCAGCTCGACGCGGTCCTCGCCCGGCTGGACGTGGTCGTCACCGACCGGCTGCACGGCCTGGTGCTGGCCCTGCGGGCCGGTACGCCCGCCATCGCCGTCGACCCGGTCGCGGGCGGCGCCAAGGTCACCGCCCAGGCCCGCGCCTGCGGCTGGCCCGCGCTGCTGCCCGCCGAGCGGGCCGACGCGGACGGCCTGGAGCGGTGGTGGCGGTGGTGCCTCGGTCCGGGGCGCGAGGAGGCGCGGCGGGCGCGGGCGCGGTTCGCGGCGGGCGGCGAGCGGGACGGCGCCGATGGACTGCTGGACGCGCTCGACGGCCGCCCGCACGCGGTCGGCGGCTCGGCCGCCTGA
- a CDS encoding SPW repeat protein, giving the protein METHPDIIDMRNRHEMAERATSTPKAQAIETMALLTGVYLAASPWIAGFSNLTTLAVTNLIVGIAYAVLMSGGFGRAYERTHSMAWAACALGAWTIIAPWVVAGDVSTTRTVWNNIIVGVIAMLLGLAASAASGKRRSSRGQDRTA; this is encoded by the coding sequence ATGGAGACCCATCCCGACATCATCGACATGCGCAACCGCCACGAGATGGCGGAGCGCGCCACCAGCACGCCCAAGGCGCAGGCCATCGAGACGATGGCCCTGCTCACCGGGGTGTACCTGGCGGCCTCCCCGTGGATCGCGGGGTTCAGCAATCTGACGACTCTGGCGGTCACGAACCTGATCGTCGGCATCGCCTACGCCGTGCTCATGAGCGGCGGTTTCGGCCGTGCGTACGAGCGTACGCACAGCATGGCGTGGGCGGCCTGCGCGCTGGGCGCGTGGACCATCATCGCGCCGTGGGTCGTCGCCGGCGACGTCAGCACGACGAGGACGGTCTGGAACAACATCATCGTCGGTGTCATCGCGATGCTGCTGGGCCTGGCGGCCAGCGCGGCCTCCGGTAAGCGGCGGTCGTCGCGGGGTCAGGACCGTACGGCCTGA
- a CDS encoding glycosyltransferase — translation MTAYAVVIPTLVRASLTDCLAALAASIGPRPDRIVLVDDRPQPEPGALDHPLRVLGDLRPRATVLAGGGRGPGAARNTGLRAVTTPWAVFLDEGVQPGPHWCAQLDRDLAAGTPDIAGSQGVIAVPLPGGRAPTEAERETTARARARWIAADMAYRTDALKQARGFDERFHGAHHADVDLALRLLDAGLRIRQGRRTSRMPVPPPDRWASLRAQRRHADDALMRRLHGPRWWHRAVAPSARPTTPLAVTATGTTACALAAAGRRQAALAAGLGWAAGTAAFARSRLAPGPHTSDEVTTVLVTSVLIPPAATWYRLSGRWRHRAARPWREVAV, via the coding sequence ATGACCGCCTACGCCGTGGTGATCCCCACCCTCGTCCGCGCCTCCCTCACCGACTGCCTCGCCGCGCTCGCCGCCTCGATCGGACCGAGACCGGACCGGATCGTCCTCGTCGACGACCGGCCCCAGCCCGAGCCCGGCGCCCTCGACCACCCGCTGCGCGTCCTCGGCGACCTGCGCCCGCGCGCCACCGTGCTCGCCGGAGGAGGCAGGGGCCCCGGCGCGGCCCGCAACACCGGCCTGCGCGCGGTCACCACCCCCTGGGCCGTCTTCCTCGACGAGGGCGTCCAGCCGGGCCCGCACTGGTGTGCCCAGCTCGACCGTGACCTCGCCGCCGGCACCCCCGACATCGCGGGCAGCCAGGGCGTCATCGCCGTACCCCTGCCCGGCGGACGCGCCCCCACCGAAGCCGAACGCGAGACCACCGCGCGGGCCCGCGCCCGCTGGATCGCCGCCGACATGGCCTACCGCACCGACGCCCTGAAGCAGGCCCGCGGCTTCGACGAACGCTTCCACGGCGCCCACCACGCCGACGTCGACCTCGCCCTGCGGCTCCTCGACGCCGGACTGCGCATCCGGCAGGGCCGCCGCACCAGCAGGATGCCCGTGCCGCCGCCCGACCGCTGGGCCTCGCTGCGCGCCCAGCGCCGCCACGCCGACGACGCCCTGATGCGCCGCCTGCACGGCCCCCGCTGGTGGCACCGGGCCGTCGCGCCGTCCGCGCGTCCGACCACGCCGCTCGCGGTCACCGCCACCGGCACCACCGCCTGCGCGCTGGCCGCCGCGGGACGCCGGCAGGCCGCCCTGGCCGCCGGGCTCGGCTGGGCCGCGGGCACCGCCGCGTTCGCCCGGTCCCGTCTCGCGCCCGGCCCGCACACGTCGGACGAGGTGACCACCGTGCTGGTCACCAGCGTGCTCATCCCGCCCGCCGCCACCTGGTACCGGCTGTCCGGACGCTGGCGGCACCGGGCCGCGCGGCCCTGGCGGGAGGTGGCCGTATGA
- a CDS encoding histidine kinase, with protein sequence MPENASNAVASTRRWLGVLLGCATAPAAAAHLLVTGVVLGPFLLWPRTRPDALGLLMAGVRRLAALERARRAVYFGDRFPEHYAASDDKVLRYVALRAAAGLLTAVVIGLLGLGAGLAGLLAYAVARGGVGWEELLTQVVLGGVLLFLDLQGLRSLAALDARSARECFGPSERELLRRRIDELAASRAAVVAAVDAERRRIERDLHDGVQQRLVALAMLLGRARRGRDPERADALLAQAHEESRGLLTELREVAWRVYPSALDSLGLAEALGGVAERSPLPLRIRCETGGPLPRPVETAAYFVVSEAVTNAVKHAAATAVSVRVVRGAGRLTVRVEDDGAGGADPAGGGLTGLRGRVAALDGTLHVDSPLGGPTVITAELPCA encoded by the coding sequence GTGCCCGAGAACGCGAGCAACGCCGTTGCGTCGACGCGTCGTTGGCTCGGTGTGCTGCTCGGCTGTGCGACCGCGCCGGCAGCCGCCGCCCATCTCCTCGTCACCGGAGTCGTCCTCGGCCCCTTCCTGCTCTGGCCGCGCACCCGGCCGGACGCCCTCGGTCTGCTGATGGCCGGGGTGCGCCGGCTCGCGGCGCTGGAACGGGCCCGCCGCGCCGTGTACTTCGGCGACCGCTTCCCCGAGCACTACGCGGCGTCCGACGACAAGGTCCTGCGCTATGTCGCGCTTCGCGCGGCGGCGGGCCTGCTGACCGCCGTGGTGATCGGACTGCTCGGGCTCGGCGCCGGGCTGGCCGGGCTGCTGGCGTACGCGGTGGCGCGGGGCGGCGTCGGCTGGGAGGAACTGCTGACCCAGGTGGTGCTGGGCGGTGTGCTGCTCTTCCTCGACCTCCAGGGGCTGCGCTCGCTGGCCGCGCTCGACGCCCGGTCGGCCCGGGAGTGCTTCGGCCCGTCGGAGCGGGAGCTGCTGCGACGGCGGATCGACGAGCTGGCCGCGAGCCGGGCCGCGGTCGTGGCGGCGGTGGACGCCGAGCGGCGGCGCATCGAACGCGATCTGCACGACGGGGTCCAGCAACGCCTGGTCGCGCTGGCCATGCTGCTCGGCCGGGCCCGCCGCGGCCGCGACCCCGAACGCGCCGACGCCCTGCTGGCCCAGGCGCACGAGGAGTCCCGGGGCCTGCTCACCGAGTTGCGGGAGGTGGCCTGGCGCGTCTACCCGTCGGCTCTGGACAGCCTCGGTCTCGCCGAGGCGCTGGGCGGGGTGGCCGAGCGCTCCCCGCTGCCGCTGCGGATCCGCTGCGAGACCGGCGGGCCGCTGCCCCGGCCCGTGGAGACGGCCGCCTACTTCGTGGTGTCCGAGGCCGTCACCAACGCCGTCAAGCACGCCGCGGCCACCGCGGTCTCGGTGCGGGTGGTGCGCGGTGCCGGCCGGCTCACCGTACGGGTCGAGGACGACGGCGCGGGCGGCGCGGACCCGGCCGGCGGCGGGCTGACCGGGCTGCGCGGCCGGGTCGCGGCGCTCGACGGGACCCTGCACGTCGACAGCCCCCTCGGGGGACCCACCGTCATCACCGCGGAGCTGCCATGCGCCTGA
- a CDS encoding SRPBCC family protein, with product MVFFTLERTVPLPLPEAWRRLTEWPRHADAVPLTRVRVRTPPPDRVGTVFVARTGVGPLFFDDPMEVTVWDPPGEDTPGRCRLEKRGRVVLGWAELEVRPGPGGRARVVWREELAVRLLPAVFDRPLEAAARTTFGRAVNRLLRQP from the coding sequence GTGGTCTTCTTCACCCTGGAGCGCACCGTGCCGCTCCCCCTGCCCGAGGCCTGGCGCCGGCTCACCGAGTGGCCCCGGCACGCGGACGCCGTCCCGCTCACGCGCGTACGGGTGCGCACGCCCCCGCCGGACCGCGTCGGGACGGTGTTCGTGGCCCGCACGGGCGTCGGCCCGCTGTTCTTCGACGATCCGATGGAGGTCACGGTCTGGGATCCGCCCGGCGAGGACACGCCGGGCCGCTGCCGGCTGGAGAAGCGCGGCCGGGTGGTGCTCGGCTGGGCGGAGCTGGAGGTCCGGCCGGGGCCGGGCGGGCGCGCGCGGGTGGTGTGGCGCGAGGAACTGGCCGTGCGGCTGCTGCCCGCCGTGTTCGACCGGCCGCTGGAGGCGGCGGCGCGGACGACGTTCGGCCGGGCGGTGAACCGGCTGCTGCGGCAGCCGTGA
- a CDS encoding SDR family oxidoreductase — MRVRDSVVVVTGASSGIGRATALAFARKGCPVVLAARNEEALEAVRRECESHRGAQALAVPTDVTDAAAVEDLAWRAVERFGRVDVWVNAAAVTVFGPFQVTPLEDIRRVFDVNVMGYVHGARAALGVMREQGRGTLVNVSSIVGVVSQPYTHAYGMSKHAVRALGASLRQELLLEKAKHIHVCTVLPATIDTPLFEHAANHTGRKPVAMPPVYSPERVARAVVDLVRAPRREVVVGPMGRSMVLESRMMPGMVERMMARQVDKTHLSRTETAPAGHGNLHAPAPGPGATHGGWGGRRRTAVRRLAAATVTAGVVAGVVRRVVPR; from the coding sequence ATGCGTGTACGTGATTCCGTGGTCGTCGTCACCGGAGCGTCCAGCGGTATCGGGCGGGCCACCGCCCTCGCCTTCGCGCGCAAGGGCTGCCCGGTGGTCCTCGCCGCACGGAACGAGGAGGCGCTGGAGGCGGTCCGGCGGGAGTGCGAGAGCCACCGCGGCGCCCAGGCCCTCGCCGTACCGACCGACGTGACGGACGCCGCCGCGGTCGAGGACCTCGCCTGGCGCGCGGTGGAGCGGTTCGGCCGCGTCGACGTGTGGGTCAACGCGGCGGCCGTCACCGTGTTCGGGCCCTTCCAGGTAACTCCCCTGGAGGACATCCGCCGGGTATTCGACGTGAACGTGATGGGTTACGTCCACGGTGCCCGCGCCGCGCTGGGGGTGATGCGGGAGCAGGGCCGCGGCACGCTGGTGAACGTCTCGTCCATCGTGGGCGTGGTCAGCCAGCCGTACACCCACGCCTACGGCATGTCCAAGCACGCCGTACGGGCGCTCGGCGCGAGCCTGCGGCAGGAGCTGCTGCTGGAGAAGGCGAAGCACATTCACGTGTGCACCGTGCTGCCCGCGACGATCGACACCCCGCTGTTCGAGCACGCCGCGAACCACACCGGCCGCAAACCGGTCGCGATGCCCCCGGTCTACAGCCCCGAGCGGGTCGCGCGGGCCGTCGTGGACCTGGTGCGGGCGCCCCGCCGGGAGGTCGTGGTCGGGCCCATGGGCCGGTCGATGGTGCTGGAGTCGCGGATGATGCCCGGCATGGTCGAGCGGATGATGGCACGGCAGGTGGACAAGACTCATCTGTCGCGCACGGAGACCGCTCCGGCCGGACACGGCAACCTGCACGCGCCGGCGCCGGGTCCGGGCGCCACGCACGGCGGGTGGGGTGGTCGGCGCCGCACGGCCGTGCGCCGGCTGGCCGCCGCGACCGTGACGGCGGGTGTGGTGGCGGGCGTGGTGCGACGGGTCGTGCCTCGTTGA